From the genome of Deinococcus aerolatus, one region includes:
- a CDS encoding MliC family protein, which yields MTGHLRLAALLALTATLASAALVNVNAAGGAAMPTPVSARTFHYTCDRDQQVSVAYVHYGADGPTFAVLNWKGVQTGLAQAVSASGARYSALSRSTGEGSGLEWWEHQGTATLSAFVDGGTLKSRPLLRGCKVN from the coding sequence ATGACTGGCCACCTTCGTCTTGCCGCCCTGCTGGCCCTGACCGCCACCCTGGCCAGCGCTGCCCTGGTCAACGTTAATGCGGCTGGTGGGGCGGCCATGCCCACCCCGGTCAGCGCCCGCACCTTTCACTACACCTGTGACCGGGACCAGCAGGTCAGCGTGGCCTACGTTCATTACGGCGCGGACGGCCCCACCTTCGCCGTGCTGAACTGGAAGGGCGTCCAGACCGGCCTGGCGCAGGCGGTCAGCGCCAGCGGCGCGCGGTACAGCGCTCTGAGCCGCAGCACCGGGGAAGGCAGCGGCCTGGAATGGTGGGAGCATCAGGGCACGGCGACGCTCAGCGCCTTTGTGGACGGCGGAACGCTCAAGTCCCGGCCCCTGCTGCGGGGCTGCAAGGTGAACTGA
- a CDS encoding universal stress protein: MNRILVTTDGSELGQHALSHAQALARALGAELTVVSIQVDPVVSGYGAYAYALPTSQENMDELKAGLEHLLRERVPDARIRVERAGGRHVARAILNIAREEGAQMIVMTTHGLSGLGRALMGSVAQAVA, translated from the coding sequence ATGAACAGAATTCTCGTGACCACCGACGGCAGCGAACTGGGCCAGCACGCCCTCTCTCACGCGCAGGCCCTGGCGCGGGCGCTGGGGGCCGAACTGACCGTGGTAAGCATCCAGGTCGATCCGGTGGTGTCCGGCTACGGCGCATACGCTTACGCCCTGCCCACTTCGCAGGAAAACATGGACGAACTGAAGGCGGGCCTGGAACACCTGTTGCGCGAGCGTGTGCCGGACGCCAGGATCCGTGTCGAGCGGGCCGGGGGCCGCCATGTCGCGCGCGCCATCCTGAACATCGCCCGCGAGGAGGGCGCCCAGATGATCGTGATGACCACCCACGGGCTCAGCGGTCTGGGCCGCGCGCTGATGGGCAGCGTGGCGCAGGCGGTCGCCTAG
- a CDS encoding TIGR00282 family metallophosphoesterase has protein sequence MIKVLFVGDVFGQPGRRMLGARLPDLRREVDFAVVNMENAAGGFGMHREAAEGALRAGADCMTLGNHAWHHRDVLKLMQDPQNYPIVRPLNYADPETPGVGWRTFEVTGRQGQTERLTVVNLLGRVFMDQVSNPFSAIDRLLEREDLGSVFVDFHAEASSEKVGLAWHLDGRVAAVIGTHTHVPTADSRILPHGTAFQTDAGFTGPHDSIIGSAPEGPVARFVTERPHRYAVAEGRAELNAVYVQIEAGRAVSIERYRAIEEAHEEEGL, from the coding sequence ATGATCAAGGTGCTGTTCGTGGGAGACGTGTTCGGTCAGCCGGGCCGCCGGATGCTGGGGGCCCGATTGCCCGACCTGCGCCGGGAAGTGGATTTTGCCGTCGTGAATATGGAAAACGCCGCCGGGGGCTTCGGCATGCACCGCGAGGCCGCCGAGGGCGCGCTGAGGGCCGGGGCCGACTGCATGACGCTGGGCAACCATGCCTGGCACCACCGCGACGTCCTCAAGCTGATGCAGGACCCGCAGAACTATCCCATCGTGCGCCCGCTGAACTACGCCGATCCGGAAACCCCCGGCGTCGGCTGGCGCACCTTCGAGGTCACGGGCAGGCAGGGCCAGACCGAGCGGCTCACGGTGGTCAACCTGCTGGGCCGGGTGTTCATGGACCAGGTGTCCAATCCGTTCTCGGCCATCGACCGGCTGCTGGAGCGCGAGGACCTGGGCAGCGTCTTCGTGGACTTTCACGCCGAGGCCAGCAGTGAGAAGGTGGGGCTGGCATGGCATCTGGACGGACGGGTGGCCGCCGTGATCGGCACGCACACCCATGTGCCCACCGCCGACTCGCGCATCCTGCCGCACGGCACCGCTTTCCAGACCGACGCCGGATTTACCGGCCCCCACGACAGCATCATCGGCTCGGCCCCGGAAGGCCCGGTGGCGCGCTTTGTGACCGAGCGCCCCCACCGCTACGCGGTGGCCGAGGGCCGCGCCGAGCTGAACGCCGTGTATGTCCAGATAGAGGCGGGCCGCGCCGTGTCCATCGAGCGCTACCGTGCCATCGAGGAAGCGCACGAGGAGGAGGGGCTGTAG
- a CDS encoding phosphoenolpyruvate carboxylase — MGIRSDVNLLGRTLGQVLKEQEGEAFFDLVERTRALVREVRAGGDDTELRAMLAGLSGEDAGRLARAFTWYFQLVNLAEEYERVRVLRASSGVRPQSLESALTELRAQGLSAADTEALIERLDLGLTFTAHPTEMRRRTIRQHLEAVARDLPQLDDPEAQDRVAAHVEAMWATPELRHLKPTVLDEVKGGLNYMGAIAGALPELQRDLGRAFVSVYGQPSEARLPLSFSSWMGGDRDGNPFVTPQATRETLELHRERARGLLLGSLKETYANLSQEETGAEAYRTELRELHNAVRDGEPVELLPRLEALDRRLRGDGQRRSADQLLTPLLTVARVFGQHLVSLDVREHSGQTGAAVAALLAQAGVEADYLALSETGRQTLLATELRSRRPLWPAGEPLTPDLETVIGPIREVRDAMAMSGPRAFGRYIISMAESVSDVLEPLLLAREVGLRVLTVPLFETLDDLQRAPQVMTDLLALPEYRAILGTDVQEIMLGYSDSNKDAGFLAANWALHEAQRQISAVCRAAGVRWRFFHGRGTSIGRGGGPASRAILGQPAGTIDAGLRITEQGEALADKYSHPVLARRNLEQALYGLLLSAARPADALKEEWTAAMDRAAAASAGAYRALVHDETFLPFFEAATPIHEIARLNIASRPVQRPGAPTLTNLRAIPWVMSWTQIRSNLPGWYGLREGLQSTGPQAAREMYAEWPFFQTVIDNAQMSLAKSDPLIFEEYLRLLGPHPLAEQLKAAFRETVDLVEAVVGAPLLDNEPRLRESISLRNPYIDPIHRIQVELLRRARAEDGGLDTFERPLMLSLQGIAAGVRNTG; from the coding sequence ATGGGCATACGAAGCGACGTCAACCTGCTGGGCCGCACGCTGGGACAGGTGCTGAAAGAACAGGAGGGCGAGGCGTTTTTTGACCTCGTGGAGCGCACGCGGGCGCTGGTGCGCGAGGTGAGGGCCGGGGGTGACGACACCGAACTCCGGGCCATGCTGGCCGGACTGTCCGGCGAGGATGCCGGGCGGCTGGCGCGGGCCTTTACATGGTATTTCCAGCTGGTCAACCTGGCCGAGGAATACGAGCGGGTGCGCGTGTTGCGCGCGAGTTCCGGCGTGCGCCCCCAGAGCCTGGAAAGCGCCCTGACCGAACTGCGGGCGCAGGGCCTCAGCGCGGCGGACACCGAGGCGCTGATCGAGCGGCTGGATCTGGGCCTGACCTTCACCGCCCACCCCACCGAGATGCGCCGCCGCACCATCCGGCAGCATCTGGAGGCCGTGGCGCGAGACCTGCCGCAACTGGACGACCCGGAGGCACAGGACCGGGTGGCCGCGCACGTGGAAGCGATGTGGGCCACGCCGGAACTGCGGCATCTGAAACCCACCGTGCTGGACGAGGTCAAGGGCGGCCTGAACTACATGGGGGCCATCGCCGGGGCGCTGCCGGAATTGCAGCGCGATCTGGGCCGGGCCTTCGTGAGCGTCTACGGCCAGCCGTCGGAGGCCCGGCTACCGCTGAGCTTCTCGTCGTGGATGGGCGGGGACCGCGACGGCAATCCCTTCGTGACGCCGCAGGCCACACGCGAGACGCTGGAACTGCACCGCGAGCGGGCACGCGGGTTGCTGCTGGGCAGCCTGAAGGAGACCTACGCCAACCTGTCGCAGGAGGAGACGGGCGCAGAGGCCTACCGCACCGAGCTGCGCGAACTGCACAACGCCGTGCGCGACGGCGAGCCGGTGGAGCTGCTGCCGCGCCTGGAGGCCCTGGACCGGCGGCTGCGGGGAGACGGGCAGCGCCGCAGCGCCGATCAGCTGCTGACGCCCCTGCTGACCGTGGCGCGGGTCTTCGGGCAGCATCTGGTCAGCCTGGACGTGCGCGAGCACTCCGGACAGACCGGGGCGGCGGTGGCGGCCCTGCTGGCACAGGCGGGGGTGGAAGCGGACTATCTGGCCCTCTCCGAGACCGGGCGTCAGACGCTGCTGGCCACCGAACTGCGCTCGCGCCGCCCGCTGTGGCCGGCCGGAGAACCCCTCACCCCGGACCTGGAGACGGTGATCGGCCCCATCCGCGAGGTCAGGGACGCGATGGCCATGAGCGGCCCGCGCGCCTTCGGCCGCTACATCATCAGCATGGCCGAGAGCGTCAGCGACGTGCTGGAGCCGCTGCTGCTGGCCCGCGAGGTGGGGCTGCGGGTGCTGACTGTGCCGCTGTTCGAGACGCTCGACGACCTGCAGCGTGCTCCACAGGTGATGACTGACCTGCTGGCCCTGCCCGAGTACCGCGCCATTCTGGGAACCGACGTTCAGGAAATCATGCTGGGCTACTCCGACAGCAACAAGGACGCCGGATTCCTGGCCGCCAACTGGGCGCTGCACGAGGCACAGCGGCAGATCAGCGCGGTGTGCCGGGCAGCAGGCGTGCGCTGGCGCTTCTTTCACGGGCGTGGCACCAGCATTGGCCGGGGGGGTGGCCCCGCCTCACGCGCCATTCTGGGGCAGCCTGCCGGGACGATCGACGCGGGCCTGCGCATCACTGAGCAGGGCGAGGCGCTGGCCGACAAGTACAGCCACCCGGTCCTGGCACGGCGCAACCTGGAACAGGCGCTATACGGATTGCTGCTGTCTGCCGCGCGCCCGGCAGACGCCCTGAAAGAGGAATGGACGGCAGCGATGGACCGCGCCGCCGCCGCCAGCGCCGGGGCCTACCGTGCCCTGGTGCACGACGAGACCTTTCTGCCCTTCTTCGAGGCGGCCACGCCCATCCACGAGATCGCCCGCCTGAACATCGCCTCGCGCCCGGTGCAGCGGCCCGGCGCGCCCACCCTGACCAACCTGCGCGCCATTCCCTGGGTCATGAGCTGGACGCAGATTCGCAGCAACCTCCCCGGCTGGTACGGCCTGCGTGAGGGCCTGCAGAGCACCGGGCCACAGGCGGCGCGGGAGATGTATGCCGAGTGGCCGTTCTTCCAAACCGTGATCGACAACGCCCAGATGAGCCTGGCCAAGAGTGACCCGCTGATCTTCGAGGAATACCTGCGCCTGCTGGGGCCGCATCCGCTGGCGGAGCAGCTGAAAGCCGCCTTCCGCGAGACGGTGGATCTGGTGGAGGCGGTGGTGGGCGCGCCGCTGCTGGACAACGAACCCCGCCTGCGCGAGAGCATCAGCCTGCGCAACCCGTACATCGATCCGATTCACCGCATTCAGGTGGAACTGCTGCGGCGCGCCCGTGCCGAGGACGGCGGCCTCGACACCTTCGAGCGCCCGCTGATGCTCAGCTTGCAGGGGATTGCGGCGGGGGTGCGCAACACAGGCTGA